A single region of the Mycobacterium avium subsp. avium genome encodes:
- a CDS encoding 2Fe-2S iron-sulfur cluster-binding protein, translated as MTVTRIIEETPRVTDPATNGSSAGTVTIHLDRKKVSVPMVPGETLLETARRAGLEPPFSCEAGNCGTCMAKLEEGHATMRANDALEPDEVAEGYILTCQGVPDTDSVTVRYE; from the coding sequence GTGACGGTCACCCGGATCATCGAGGAGACCCCACGGGTGACAGATCCGGCAACCAACGGCTCGAGCGCCGGAACGGTGACGATTCATCTGGACCGCAAGAAGGTCTCGGTGCCCATGGTGCCCGGCGAGACCCTGCTGGAGACCGCGCGGCGGGCCGGGCTGGAACCGCCGTTCAGCTGCGAGGCCGGCAACTGCGGCACGTGTATGGCCAAGCTCGAAGAGGGCCACGCGACCATGCGGGCCAACGACGCGCTGGAACCCGACGAAGTCGCCGAGGGCTACATTCTGACGTGCCAGGGCGTTCCGGACACGGACTCGGTCACGGTGCGCTACGAGTAG
- a CDS encoding DUF4286 family protein, which produces MAKGIILVESRPSSPEREQEYNTWYDEVHLGELVALDGFVSARRLRPVDGDGPYVAIYEIEGDDLQAILDNMIASAGQLHMSDALQLDPAPIPRLLEVTTECGG; this is translated from the coding sequence ATGGCCAAGGGCATCATCCTCGTGGAGAGTCGACCCAGTTCGCCTGAGCGGGAACAGGAATACAACACCTGGTACGACGAGGTGCACCTGGGTGAGCTGGTGGCCCTGGACGGATTCGTCTCCGCGCGCCGGCTGCGGCCGGTGGACGGCGACGGCCCCTACGTCGCCATCTACGAGATCGAGGGCGACGACCTGCAGGCGATTCTGGACAACATGATCGCCAGCGCCGGGCAGCTGCACATGTCGGATGCCCTGCAGCTGGATCCGGCGCCGATCCCACGACTGCTCGAAGTGACCACCGAGTGCGGAGGCTAG
- a CDS encoding amidohydrolase family protein, translated as MKADDLILVSIDDHVVEPPDMFLRHVPAKYRDEAPIVVTDDKGVDQWMYQGRPQGVSGLNAVVSWPAEEWGRDPAGFAEMRPGVYDVHERVRDMNRNGILASMCFPTFTGFSARHLNMHREEVTLVMVSAYNDWHIDEWAGSYPDRFIPIAILPTWNPEAMCAEIRRVAAKGCRAVTMPELPHLEGLPSYHDEDYWGPVFRTLSEENVVMCLHIGTGFGAISMAPNAPIDNMIILATQVSAMCAQDLLWGPAMRNYPDLKFAFSEGGIGWIPFYLDRSDRHYSNQKWLRRDFGSQLPSEVFREHSLACYVTDKTSLKLRHEIGIDIIAWECDYPHSDCFWPDAPEQVLAELTAAGADDADINKITWANACRFFSWDPFARTPRDQATVKALRAKALDVDVSIRSRAEWARRYHEKQLAGQT; from the coding sequence ATGAAGGCCGATGACCTGATCCTGGTGAGCATCGACGACCACGTCGTCGAGCCGCCGGACATGTTCCTGCGCCACGTGCCCGCCAAATACCGGGACGAGGCGCCGATCGTCGTCACCGACGACAAGGGCGTCGACCAGTGGATGTACCAGGGCAGGCCGCAGGGCGTCAGCGGACTGAACGCCGTGGTGTCGTGGCCGGCCGAGGAGTGGGGCCGCGACCCGGCCGGGTTCGCCGAGATGCGGCCCGGCGTCTACGACGTCCACGAGCGGGTGCGGGACATGAACCGCAACGGCATCCTGGCGTCGATGTGTTTCCCGACGTTCACCGGCTTCTCGGCCCGGCACCTGAACATGCACCGCGAAGAGGTGACGCTGGTGATGGTGTCGGCCTACAACGATTGGCACATCGACGAGTGGGCGGGTTCCTATCCCGACCGGTTCATCCCGATCGCCATCTTGCCGACGTGGAATCCCGAGGCGATGTGCGCCGAGATCCGCCGGGTGGCGGCCAAGGGCTGCCGGGCGGTCACCATGCCGGAATTGCCGCATTTGGAAGGACTTCCGAGCTATCACGACGAGGACTATTGGGGCCCGGTGTTTCGCACCCTGTCCGAAGAGAACGTGGTGATGTGCCTGCACATCGGCACCGGGTTCGGGGCGATCAGCATGGCCCCCAACGCGCCGATCGACAACATGATCATCCTGGCCACCCAGGTCTCGGCGATGTGCGCCCAGGACCTGCTGTGGGGTCCGGCCATGCGCAACTACCCCGACCTGAAATTCGCCTTCTCCGAAGGCGGTATCGGCTGGATTCCGTTCTACTTGGACCGCAGCGACCGGCACTACAGCAACCAGAAATGGCTGCGCCGCGACTTCGGCTCTCAACTGCCCAGCGAGGTGTTCCGGGAGCACTCGCTGGCCTGCTACGTGACCGACAAGACGTCGCTGAAGCTGCGCCACGAGATCGGCATCGACATCATCGCCTGGGAGTGCGACTACCCGCACTCGGACTGCTTCTGGCCGGATGCGCCCGAGCAGGTGCTGGCCGAACTGACCGCCGCCGGCGCCGATGACGCCGACATCAACAAGATCACCTGGGCGAATGCCTGCCGGTTCTTCAGCTGGGACCCGTTCGCCCGCACGCCCCGCGATCAAGCGACCGTCAAAGCATTGCGCGCCAAGGCTCTTGACGTCGACGTGTCCATCCGGTCGCGCGCCGAGTGGGCGCGGCGCTACCACGAGAAGCAGCTGGCGGGGCAGACGTAG
- a CDS encoding CaiB/BaiF CoA transferase family protein, with protein sequence MSGNNTGPLAGIRILEVGTMLAGPYSTMLLADLGAEVTKIEPAGGEISRSVGATYFASLNRNKSSICLDLNSDAGQRRLGELSAESHALLVNLKPSAIRRLRLTYDDLRRHNEKIVCVAITGFGLYGGDDPAFDYVVQAGVGTAALTGDPDGPPTLPGYSSADNSTGMCAALGLLAKIISGTGGQVDVSLRDVMLSQLNYHASAYLNSGVEPQRRPHGAHSYYVPAQLFPTAEGYLALFITHDGFWKSFAAEAGIGGFETMAERVARRDEVLAVVTAMLSTDSAAGWERRLRPLGVPAAAVRTLPEALEATPEVVVTAGEFRLVGSPIHVSGYQPEYRPPPQLPQS encoded by the coding sequence TTGAGCGGCAACAACACCGGGCCGTTGGCGGGGATCCGTATTCTCGAGGTCGGCACCATGCTGGCGGGCCCGTACTCCACCATGCTGCTCGCCGATCTCGGCGCCGAGGTCACCAAGATCGAACCCGCCGGCGGCGAGATCTCCCGCAGCGTCGGCGCCACCTACTTCGCCAGCCTCAACCGCAACAAGTCCAGCATCTGCCTGGACCTCAATTCCGATGCGGGACAACGTCGGCTGGGTGAGCTCTCCGCCGAATCCCACGCACTGCTGGTGAACCTGAAACCGTCCGCGATCCGCCGGCTCCGGCTCACCTACGACGACCTGCGGCGGCACAACGAGAAGATCGTCTGCGTCGCCATCACCGGTTTCGGGCTGTACGGCGGCGACGATCCGGCCTTCGACTACGTGGTTCAGGCGGGCGTGGGCACCGCCGCGCTGACCGGCGACCCGGATGGCCCGCCGACGCTGCCCGGCTATTCGTCGGCCGACAACTCCACCGGGATGTGCGCGGCACTGGGGTTGCTGGCCAAGATCATCTCGGGCACCGGCGGCCAGGTGGACGTGTCGCTGCGCGACGTCATGCTGTCGCAGCTGAACTACCACGCGTCGGCGTACCTCAACAGCGGCGTCGAGCCGCAGCGCCGCCCACACGGGGCGCACTCCTATTACGTTCCGGCGCAGCTGTTTCCGACCGCCGAAGGGTATCTGGCGCTGTTCATCACCCACGACGGCTTCTGGAAGTCGTTCGCGGCGGAGGCGGGTATCGGGGGGTTTGAAACCATGGCGGAGCGGGTGGCCCGCCGCGACGAGGTGCTCGCCGTCGTCACCGCGATGCTGTCCACCGACAGCGCCGCCGGGTGGGAACGGCGGCTGCGTCCGCTCGGGGTGCCGGCGGCGGCGGTCAGAACACTGCCCGAGGCGCTCGAGGCCACTCCGGAAGTCGTTGTGACCGCGGGGGAATTCCGTCTGGTCGGCAGCCCGATCCACGTGTCGGGATACCAGCCCGAGTACCGTCCGCCGCCCCAGCTGCCGCAGTCGTAG
- a CDS encoding LLM class F420-dependent oxidoreductase: MRVGVMIGAERGDMARKVNKLVSDIEWAESAGLDTAWMPQVPNDFDCLTMVSLMAAHSSRIELGTAVVPLQAQHPIALARQALSTHAVARGRLALGVGPSHHWIIRDMLGLPYQKPAAYTRDYLQVLNAAIAGPGPVDVENDSFTVHNPMVIGADTPMPVLVAALGPVMLQIAGELADGTVLWMADERAIGEHIAPKITKAAADAGRPAPRIVAGIPVCLCAPSQVDEAKERANRILGEAEVSPNYQRLLERGDARDVGDLCAAGEPEQILARMRRFADAGVTDLSVRLLPIGDNRDELVASKRRTREMIASLAAELR; encoded by the coding sequence GTGCGCGTCGGAGTGATGATCGGCGCCGAGCGCGGCGACATGGCCCGCAAGGTGAACAAGCTGGTCTCCGACATCGAATGGGCCGAGTCGGCGGGACTGGACACGGCGTGGATGCCGCAGGTGCCCAACGACTTCGACTGCCTGACCATGGTGTCGCTGATGGCCGCGCACAGCTCCCGCATCGAGCTGGGCACCGCGGTGGTGCCGTTGCAGGCCCAGCATCCGATCGCCCTTGCCCGTCAAGCGCTTTCGACGCACGCGGTGGCCCGTGGCCGGCTGGCGCTGGGTGTCGGGCCGTCGCACCACTGGATCATCCGGGACATGCTCGGCCTGCCGTACCAGAAACCGGCCGCCTACACCCGCGACTACCTGCAGGTGCTCAACGCCGCCATCGCCGGGCCGGGACCGGTTGACGTCGAGAACGATTCGTTCACCGTCCACAATCCCATGGTGATCGGGGCCGACACCCCGATGCCGGTACTGGTGGCCGCATTGGGGCCGGTGATGCTGCAGATCGCCGGTGAACTCGCCGACGGCACCGTGCTGTGGATGGCCGACGAGCGCGCCATCGGCGAGCACATCGCGCCGAAGATCACCAAGGCCGCCGCCGACGCCGGCCGCCCCGCGCCGCGGATCGTCGCCGGCATCCCGGTATGCCTATGTGCGCCAAGCCAGGTCGACGAGGCCAAGGAGCGGGCCAACCGCATCCTGGGCGAGGCCGAGGTGTCGCCCAACTACCAGCGGCTGCTCGAACGCGGCGATGCCCGCGACGTCGGCGACCTGTGCGCGGCCGGCGAACCCGAACAGATTCTGGCCCGGATGCGACGCTTCGCCGACGCCGGCGTCACGGATCTGTCGGTGCGGCTGCTGCCCATCGGCGACAACCGCGACGAGCTGGTGGCCTCCAAGCGCCGGACCCGCGAGATGATCGCCTCACTTGCCGCGGAGTTGCGTTGA
- a CDS encoding cobalamin B12-binding domain-containing protein — MAVRILVAKPGLDGHDRGAKIVARTLRDAGFEVIYTGIRQRIEDIASIAVQEDVAVVGLSILSGAHLALTARTVEALRACDAADIAVVVGGTIPHADVPKLLAAGAAAVFPTGTPLDKLVREIRALTGTGEPDDKEAITEEQCASE, encoded by the coding sequence GTGGCCGTCCGGATTCTGGTTGCCAAACCCGGGTTGGACGGACACGACCGGGGCGCCAAGATCGTGGCCCGCACCTTGCGGGACGCCGGATTCGAGGTCATCTACACCGGCATCCGGCAGCGCATCGAGGACATCGCCTCGATCGCCGTCCAGGAGGACGTGGCGGTGGTCGGCCTGAGCATCCTGTCCGGCGCCCACCTGGCGCTCACCGCGCGCACCGTCGAGGCGCTGCGCGCCTGCGACGCCGCGGACATCGCCGTCGTCGTCGGCGGAACCATCCCGCACGCCGACGTCCCCAAGCTGCTCGCGGCCGGTGCCGCGGCCGTATTCCCCACCGGCACGCCGCTGGACAAACTGGTGCGTGAGATCCGCGCACTGACCGGCACCGGGGAGCCGGACGACAAGGAAGCGATCACGGAGGAACAGTGCGCGTCGGAGTGA